The proteins below come from a single Oxyura jamaicensis isolate SHBP4307 breed ruddy duck chromosome 1, BPBGC_Ojam_1.0, whole genome shotgun sequence genomic window:
- the CREBL2 gene encoding cAMP-responsive element-binding protein-like 2 isoform X2: MDDSKVVGGKVKKPGKRGRKPAKIDLKAKLERSRQSARECRARKKLRYQYLEELVSSRERAICALREELEMYKQWCMAMDQGKIPSEIKALLTGEEQGKAQQNSTKLAKAGKTEANSSNP, translated from the exons ATGGACGACAGCAAG GTTGTTGGAGGCAAAGTAAAGAAGCCAGGCAAGCGAGGTCGTAAACCAGCAAAAATAGACTTGAAGGCAAAACTTGAAAGAAGTCGTCAGAGTGCAAGAGAGTGCAGAGccaggaaaaagctgaggtacCAGTACCTGGAAGAGCTGGTTTCAAGCCGAGAGCGAGCCATCTGTGCTCTCAGAGAAGAACTCGAAATG TACAAGCAGTGGTGCATGGCAATGGACCAAGGGAAAATCCCCTCTGAAATAAAAGCCCTTCTAactggagaggagcagggcaaagcacagcagaactCAACCAAACTTGCCAAGGCTGGGAAGAcagaagcaaacagcagcaatcCCT GA